A genomic segment from Bacteroidales bacterium encodes:
- the odhB gene encoding 2-oxoglutarate dehydrogenase complex dihydrolipoyllysine-residue succinyltransferase, whose amino-acid sequence MMKINIQVPSPGESIHEVTIARWLVENGSYVEKDTEIAELESDKATLTLNAEQSGIIEILIPQGKTVEVGAIACIIDTDAHQQPNKPVQKLNQTNTHEESNLHNATKVTPLAKKMIDEMGLNTNTLKNDHSKRITTEVVKNYIHSTETMPSNYKRTEKRIELSPLRKKLSERLMQAKNSTAMLTTFNEIDMSALIDIRAKYKDIFTQKHGVKLGFMSFFSKATTIALKEYPLVNSRLEDNQLIYFDYVDLGIAAQTEKGLVVPVVRNAESKSLSQLEREIFELAEKARNKKISIAELEGGTFSITNGGVFGSLLATPLLNYPQTAILGMHTIQNRPIALNNEIVIRPMMYIALSYDHRVLDGKDSILFLKRIKELIENPILMFNNLTLEKFLDL is encoded by the coding sequence ATGATGAAAATAAATATTCAAGTTCCTTCACCCGGCGAATCAATTCATGAAGTAACCATTGCACGTTGGTTAGTAGAAAACGGCAGTTACGTTGAAAAAGATACCGAAATAGCTGAGTTGGAGAGCGATAAAGCAACTCTAACTTTAAATGCTGAACAAAGTGGAATCATAGAAATACTTATCCCTCAAGGAAAAACAGTCGAAGTGGGTGCCATCGCTTGTATTATCGACACCGATGCCCATCAACAACCAAATAAGCCAGTTCAAAAACTCAACCAAACAAACACACATGAGGAATCTAATCTTCATAACGCAACAAAAGTTACACCTCTAGCTAAAAAAATGATTGATGAAATGGGACTAAACACAAACACTTTAAAAAACGATCATAGCAAAAGAATTACAACTGAAGTTGTTAAAAATTATATACACTCTACCGAAACCATGCCATCAAACTATAAACGTACAGAAAAAAGAATTGAACTCAGCCCTCTTCGTAAAAAATTGAGTGAACGCTTAATGCAAGCCAAAAACAGTACGGCAATGCTCACTACCTTCAATGAGATAGACATGTCTGCACTTATCGATATTCGCGCTAAGTATAAAGATATTTTTACTCAAAAACATGGTGTAAAACTTGGTTTTATGTCTTTTTTTTCTAAAGCAACTACCATAGCATTAAAAGAATATCCCCTTGTTAACTCTCGCCTTGAAGACAATCAACTCATATATTTTGATTATGTTGATTTGGGAATTGCTGCCCAAACCGAAAAAGGTCTTGTGGTTCCAGTTGTAAGAAATGCCGAAAGCAAATCATTATCTCAATTAGAACGAGAAATCTTTGAATTAGCTGAAAAAGCACGAAACAAAAAAATATCCATTGCCGAATTAGAAGGTGGCACATTTTCTATTACTAATGGCGGAGTGTTTGGCTCATTGTTAGCTACACCCTTACTAAACTATCCACAAACAGCCATATTAGGTATGCACACCATTCAAAACCGCCCAATTGCACTAAATAATGAGATTGTAATTCGTCCAATGATGTATATTGCACTCTCATACGATCATCGCGTATTAGATGGCAAAGATTCTATTTTATTTTTAAAACGCATAAAAGAACTCATTGAAAATCCAATACTCATGTTTAATAATTTAACCTTAGAAAAATTTTTAGATTTATAA